A stretch of the Marivirga tractuosa DSM 4126 genome encodes the following:
- a CDS encoding M16 family metallopeptidase, with product MRILLVVAFCLSTSALIAQDQKIQIEYYELANGLKVYLNEDKNASNVYGAVWVNAGGKNDPADATGIAHYLEHMLFKGTDQLGTQNYSSEKPHLDSIKILYDQLAVAEDQESKLKIQNLINEQTLKASQYAIPNEFDRLVKSIGGTSVNAGTNFDYTYYYNFFPANQMSKWLDIYAHRFQNPVFRLFQSELEAVYEEKNRAQDDLQRRVFEKFDEFMYGDHPYSTQTVLGSVEHLKNPSLTKMYQYFQDYYVANNMALVLCGNFKSSEIKPLIEQSFGALKSGKVPEFPEYERSSFKGREVEKVRITPIKAGFMGYKLVPVTHPDRPALELIGSMMNNSSQTGFIDKWNLNNEVLYAGANQSFLEEDGSTFIFYVPKIFGGSLKKFEEKVKNSFQDIADGNFSDEYFESIKYGIYKNFELSLEQLSARGRYLGLSFIYDTSYEDFLDFPENINQLTKEDVQKAAQKYYGDNYFTLQSRTGFPKKTKLEKPSFKPISARTEEQSVYAKSFNKLPENPISSNFINVEKDFSILDGYIYNSQNDLNDVFTLKLIIAGGFNKDSQYGLLADALNNSGTSNLSAEEIKSKFSKLGANYSFTVDYNSFDISLTGLNEKFDETIELLSLLLNEFNPTEKTTKLLYNKRKTENKLDMNNPATGGRILYVYGLYGEKSSYKSRIPEKELKRLDPQMLKEELSTLLENGFSSIHHVGNKNDAELSGLLSANSIFKKNNVDQYEFLEAQDIAETTFYVLNDKKAVQSYVYYIVNGEHLNYADDFKKEAFNSYYTNSLSGLLFQEVREFRSLAYSVGGNYIDPIYDPNKRGRLVLFTGSQADKTTDAVEVVMNLIQDMPEYEERLASIKEGLILESSSSKSDFRNISRTAETFLKTGYKEDPNKTNYRKYPELKFEDIVSFYEKNIKDKPVIVTIYGDASRFDLNKLKSLGKVVELEMDDIFVE from the coding sequence ATGCGAATTTTATTAGTTGTAGCGTTCTGCTTATCTACCAGCGCACTTATAGCGCAAGATCAAAAAATCCAAATTGAATATTATGAGCTAGCCAATGGTCTGAAAGTGTATTTAAATGAAGACAAAAACGCTAGTAATGTTTATGGAGCTGTTTGGGTAAATGCTGGAGGAAAAAATGATCCGGCAGATGCAACTGGCATAGCCCATTATCTTGAACATATGTTGTTTAAAGGGACAGATCAACTGGGCACACAAAATTACAGCTCGGAAAAACCACATTTGGATTCTATCAAAATTCTTTATGACCAATTAGCAGTTGCGGAAGACCAAGAATCCAAACTGAAAATTCAGAATTTGATTAATGAACAGACCTTAAAGGCCTCTCAATATGCAATACCAAATGAATTTGACCGACTGGTGAAATCAATTGGAGGAACTAGTGTAAACGCTGGGACCAATTTCGACTATACTTATTATTATAACTTTTTTCCGGCCAACCAAATGTCCAAATGGTTAGACATCTATGCTCATCGCTTCCAAAATCCTGTTTTCCGCTTATTTCAAAGTGAATTGGAAGCGGTATATGAAGAAAAAAATAGAGCACAGGATGATTTACAACGCAGGGTTTTCGAAAAATTTGATGAGTTTATGTATGGTGACCATCCATACAGTACGCAAACAGTATTAGGTAGTGTTGAGCACTTAAAAAACCCTTCCTTAACGAAAATGTATCAATATTTTCAAGATTATTATGTTGCTAATAATATGGCTTTAGTGCTTTGTGGTAACTTCAAAAGCTCGGAAATTAAACCCCTAATTGAACAGTCTTTTGGCGCACTTAAAAGTGGCAAAGTTCCTGAATTTCCAGAATATGAGCGTAGTAGTTTCAAAGGGAGAGAAGTAGAGAAAGTGAGAATCACACCTATTAAAGCTGGATTTATGGGCTATAAATTAGTGCCAGTCACTCATCCGGACAGGCCAGCATTGGAATTAATAGGGAGCATGATGAATAATAGTAGCCAAACGGGCTTTATAGATAAGTGGAATTTAAATAATGAGGTGTTATACGCTGGTGCTAATCAAAGCTTTTTAGAAGAAGATGGCTCGACCTTTATTTTTTATGTACCCAAAATTTTTGGTGGAAGCCTCAAAAAATTTGAAGAAAAAGTAAAAAATTCTTTTCAGGATATTGCGGACGGCAATTTTAGTGATGAATATTTTGAATCGATCAAGTATGGCATTTATAAAAACTTTGAATTATCACTCGAACAATTAAGTGCACGTGGTCGCTATTTAGGCTTAAGCTTTATTTATGACACAAGCTATGAGGATTTCCTTGATTTTCCTGAGAACATCAATCAGCTGACCAAAGAAGATGTTCAAAAGGCAGCCCAAAAATATTATGGAGACAATTACTTTACTTTGCAGTCAAGAACAGGATTTCCTAAAAAAACAAAGCTGGAGAAACCATCATTTAAACCAATCTCAGCAAGAACGGAAGAGCAATCAGTCTATGCAAAAAGCTTTAATAAATTACCGGAAAATCCTATTAGCTCCAACTTTATAAATGTGGAGAAAGATTTCAGTATTCTGGATGGATACATTTACAATAGTCAAAATGACTTGAATGATGTGTTTACGCTTAAGCTGATCATTGCAGGTGGTTTCAATAAAGATTCCCAGTATGGATTGTTAGCAGATGCTTTAAATAATTCCGGAACGTCAAATTTATCAGCGGAAGAAATAAAGTCGAAATTCTCAAAACTAGGAGCCAATTATAGTTTTACTGTGGACTATAATTCCTTTGATATTTCATTGACTGGGCTTAATGAAAAATTTGATGAAACAATTGAGTTATTATCACTTTTGCTTAATGAATTTAACCCTACAGAAAAAACCACAAAGCTCCTATACAATAAGAGGAAGACTGAAAATAAACTGGATATGAATAATCCGGCTACAGGGGGTCGAATCTTATATGTTTATGGGCTTTATGGTGAAAAGTCATCTTACAAATCACGTATTCCCGAAAAAGAATTGAAAAGACTTGATCCTCAGATGCTAAAAGAAGAATTATCAACGCTTTTAGAAAACGGCTTTTCTTCCATTCATCATGTGGGGAATAAAAATGATGCAGAATTATCAGGATTGCTTTCTGCAAATTCAATATTTAAGAAAAATAATGTAGATCAATATGAATTCTTGGAAGCACAAGATATAGCAGAAACCACCTTCTATGTTTTAAATGACAAAAAAGCAGTGCAGAGCTATGTTTACTATATAGTAAATGGGGAGCACTTGAATTATGCAGATGACTTTAAGAAAGAAGCTTTCAATTCGTATTATACCAATAGTCTTTCGGGTCTTTTATTCCAGGAGGTTCGAGAGTTTCGATCGTTGGCTTATTCTGTTGGAGGAAATTACATTGATCCTATTTATGATCCTAATAAGAGAGGAAGGTTAGTATTGTTTACTGGCTCTCAAGCAGATAAAACTACTGATGCCGTAGAGGTAGTGATGAACTTAATTCAAGATATGCCAGAATATGAGGAGAGACTAGCTTCCATTAAAGAAGGCTTGATATTGGAGTCTAGTTCGAGCAAATCAGATTTTCGAAATATCTCAAGGACTGCGGAAACATTTTTGAAAACCGGCTATAAAGAGGATCCTAATAAAACTAATTATAGAAAATATCCTGAACTAAAATTTGAGGACATTGTCTCTTTTTATGAAAAAAACATAAAAGATAAACCTGTGATTGTTACCATTTATGGTGATGCTTCACGCTTTGACCTAAATAAATTAAAATCCTTGGGAAAAGTAGTGGAGTTGGAAATGGATGATATTTTTGTTGAATAA
- a CDS encoding YwbE family protein, which produces MTDGKNRNNIKIGDEVEIVQKQDQRSGDLTNGFVKKILTKSSFHPHGIKVMLETGEVGRVKEVVEE; this is translated from the coding sequence ATGACAGACGGAAAAAATAGAAACAATATAAAAATTGGAGATGAAGTGGAGATTGTGCAAAAGCAAGATCAGCGAAGTGGTGATCTGACCAATGGGTTTGTGAAAAAGATATTGACGAAATCTTCATTTCATCCGCATGGTATAAAAGTAATGTTAGAAACCGGTGAAGTGGGGCGCGTTAAAGAGGTTGTAGAGGAGTAG
- a CDS encoding DUF1801 domain-containing protein: MGNVEDFISQLENDQKEIMLYFHELLAHQLELEDRIRFKIPFYYHKSWVCYLNPIKKNAVELAFLFGQELSNQQGLLEANGRKQVAGIRFSKVEEIPVDLVYEVIQEALMLDEMKYNKRKSKSP; encoded by the coding sequence ATGGGAAATGTTGAAGATTTTATAAGCCAACTAGAAAATGACCAAAAAGAGATCATGCTCTATTTTCATGAATTACTCGCACACCAATTAGAATTAGAAGATAGAATAAGGTTTAAAATCCCTTTTTATTATCACAAATCTTGGGTTTGCTATTTAAATCCCATAAAAAAGAATGCTGTAGAACTCGCATTTTTGTTTGGGCAAGAATTATCAAATCAGCAGGGATTACTGGAAGCCAATGGTCGAAAGCAGGTTGCTGGCATTAGGTTTTCAAAAGTGGAAGAAATTCCTGTGGATCTGGTGTATGAAGTTATTCAGGAAGCTTTAATGCTTGATGAAATGAAATATAATAAACGAAAATCAAAATCTCCTTAA
- a CDS encoding DUF1801 domain-containing protein, protein MSTFELKSDPKVKAVFDKYPEYVRDKMNRLRALVIETAEETPSVNVLEETLKWGEPSYITKNGSTLRMDWKAKTPEQYALFFQCSSRLVETFRIVFEEDFKFEGNRAIIFEMNQKLPIEQLKECIKATLTYHEVKHLMTLGI, encoded by the coding sequence ATGAGCACATTCGAACTAAAAAGTGATCCTAAAGTCAAGGCAGTTTTCGATAAATATCCTGAGTACGTACGGGATAAAATGAATCGCCTTAGAGCTTTGGTGATCGAAACAGCAGAAGAAACGCCTTCTGTTAATGTTTTAGAGGAAACCCTAAAATGGGGAGAGCCAAGTTATATCACCAAAAATGGAAGTACGTTACGAATGGACTGGAAAGCGAAAACACCCGAGCAGTATGCGCTATTTTTCCAATGTAGCAGCCGATTGGTGGAAACCTTTAGGATAGTTTTTGAGGAAGATTTCAAATTTGAAGGGAATCGTGCCATTATTTTTGAGATGAACCAAAAGCTCCCGATCGAGCAGTTAAAAGAATGTATTAAAGCAACGCTCACCTATCATGAAGTAAAACACTTGATGACTTTGGGGATCTAA
- a CDS encoding MotA/TolQ/ExbB proton channel family protein, with the protein MNIIEIHVEGGILFMGILFFLLIGVIATSVLVIKNKADQPKAKKWLKISQEIALFALVFGILGQLVGLVGAFQAIEQVGEVSQALLAGGLKVSSYTTLYGFFIFLLAKLFKIGFQFTRK; encoded by the coding sequence ATGAACATTATTGAAATTCATGTTGAGGGAGGGATCTTATTTATGGGGATATTATTCTTTCTATTAATTGGGGTAATTGCTACTTCCGTTTTAGTAATTAAAAATAAGGCGGATCAGCCAAAAGCTAAAAAATGGCTGAAAATTTCGCAAGAGATTGCACTATTTGCTTTAGTATTCGGCATTTTAGGTCAATTAGTAGGCTTGGTAGGTGCTTTCCAAGCTATTGAACAAGTTGGAGAGGTTTCTCAGGCGCTTTTGGCAGGGGGTTTAAAAGTTTCATCTTATACCACGCTCTACGGATTTTTTATTTTTCTGCTGGCAAAGCTTTTCAAAATTGGTTTTCAGTTCACTCGAAAGTAG
- a CDS encoding M13 family metallopeptidase yields MSMKFFSTAIILFLIMTGCTDQKPETATKVKYVAIEGIDSTRNPGDNFFQYVNGIWYDSVSIPETQAGVGAYRFMNYPQRLRLQNLLDSVSQLDNAKGSLEQKVGDFYASGMDTVAINKKGYQPIQPILAEVESISDVPTLMGFVASQTKYQNNSIIGFYIAPDDKNSKVNIAHAYQTGLGLPNRDYYFENNSSSLGIQKAYKEYLATLFELSGTSAEQAVNNANTVYEIEKQIAESHRTRVELRDVKANYNKLAVEDLNEMHPNIAWSRLLNEMGAETDSVDVGQPDYYEKLNELLTSIPLEDWKLYLKATTLQNYADNLSKEFVDAEFAYTKVISGQTVQKTRGEKMASAVDNMLGEALGQLYVKKYFPESAKVRMLDLLDNAQKAYANRIDQLEWMTDSTKVKAKEKLFSITKKIGYPDEWKDYSNVEVVPNDYFANILSASKAQYDYNLAKLGQQVDKNEWYTTPSTVTAYYNPSANEIVFPAGILEPPYFDYEADDALNYGGIGMVIGHELTHSFDDQGAQFDKDGNVNNWWTKSDYEEFNARTQAVVDLYSSFTVQDTLHINGAMTVGENTADLSGLAVAYDAFKMTEQGQDTTKIDGFTPDQRFFMSLARIWRVKMKDEYLRLWIKTNSHSPPMWRVNGPLMNTPGFYEAFDIQPEDKMYLPEEERVAVW; encoded by the coding sequence ATGAGCATGAAATTCTTTTCCACAGCCATCATTCTTTTTCTAATTATGACAGGCTGTACGGATCAAAAACCAGAAACGGCCACCAAAGTAAAATATGTTGCCATTGAAGGCATCGATTCCACCAGAAATCCAGGGGACAATTTCTTTCAATATGTTAATGGAATCTGGTATGATTCTGTCTCCATTCCGGAAACACAGGCGGGAGTAGGTGCTTATCGCTTTATGAATTATCCTCAAAGGTTGCGCCTTCAAAATTTATTGGATAGTGTATCACAATTGGATAATGCAAAAGGAAGCCTAGAGCAGAAAGTAGGCGATTTTTATGCTTCTGGAATGGATACAGTAGCCATCAATAAAAAAGGATATCAACCGATTCAGCCTATTCTTGCTGAAGTGGAATCTATAAGCGATGTCCCAACTTTGATGGGCTTTGTGGCCTCTCAAACTAAGTATCAAAATAATTCTATCATTGGTTTTTATATAGCGCCCGATGACAAAAATAGTAAAGTGAATATTGCACATGCATATCAAACAGGATTAGGATTGCCTAACAGGGATTATTACTTTGAGAATAATTCTTCTAGCCTCGGCATCCAGAAAGCGTATAAAGAATATTTGGCTACTCTTTTTGAATTGAGTGGAACTTCAGCTGAGCAAGCGGTCAACAATGCAAATACAGTTTATGAAATTGAAAAGCAAATAGCAGAATCACACAGAACGAGAGTAGAATTAAGAGATGTAAAAGCCAATTACAATAAATTGGCTGTTGAAGATTTAAATGAAATGCATCCCAATATAGCTTGGAGTAGATTACTAAATGAAATGGGAGCCGAGACGGATTCTGTAGATGTAGGTCAACCCGATTATTATGAAAAATTGAATGAACTCTTAACCAGCATTCCCCTTGAAGATTGGAAGCTTTATCTAAAGGCCACCACTTTACAGAACTATGCTGACAACTTGAGCAAAGAATTTGTGGATGCGGAATTTGCCTATACTAAAGTGATCTCTGGTCAGACTGTTCAAAAAACAAGAGGTGAAAAAATGGCAAGCGCTGTTGATAATATGTTGGGAGAAGCATTAGGGCAATTATATGTGAAAAAATACTTTCCTGAATCTGCTAAAGTTCGGATGTTGGATTTGCTAGATAATGCACAAAAGGCTTATGCGAACCGAATTGATCAACTGGAATGGATGACAGACAGTACAAAAGTGAAGGCAAAAGAAAAATTATTCTCTATCACTAAAAAGATTGGCTATCCAGATGAGTGGAAAGATTATAGTAATGTGGAAGTCGTGCCCAACGACTATTTCGCTAACATACTCTCTGCCTCAAAAGCTCAATATGATTATAATTTAGCTAAGCTTGGTCAGCAAGTAGATAAAAATGAGTGGTATACTACGCCATCTACGGTTACGGCTTATTACAATCCTTCCGCAAATGAAATTGTTTTTCCTGCGGGAATTTTAGAGCCTCCTTATTTCGACTATGAAGCCGATGATGCTTTAAATTATGGTGGAATTGGTATGGTGATCGGACATGAACTCACCCATTCATTTGACGATCAAGGGGCACAATTTGATAAAGATGGAAATGTTAATAACTGGTGGACTAAATCCGATTATGAAGAATTTAATGCCAGAACGCAGGCCGTGGTAGACCTTTACAGTTCATTCACTGTTCAAGATACATTGCATATCAATGGCGCCATGACAGTAGGAGAGAACACTGCTGATTTAAGCGGATTAGCTGTAGCTTATGATGCATTTAAAATGACTGAGCAAGGACAAGATACTACCAAGATAGACGGATTTACACCAGATCAAAGATTCTTTATGTCATTGGCCAGAATCTGGAGAGTTAAAATGAAAGATGAATATCTTCGCTTGTGGATCAAAACGAATTCGCATTCACCCCCAATGTGGCGTGTTAACGGTCCGCTTATGAATACTCCTGGGTTTTATGAGGCTTTTGACATTCAGCCAGAAGATAAAATGTATTTACCTGAAGAGGAAAGAGTAGCCGTTTGGTAA
- a CDS encoding NAD(P)-dependent alcohol dehydrogenase, with protein MKAIFCSHYTSPEELKIKEVPTPFPAKHEVLVKINATAINDYDWGMVRGKPYLYRLIFGLTKPRRPIAGMELSGLIEDIGEGVTKFKKGDAVYGDISEYGFGSFAEYIAINEKALVLKPEEMSFEEATAIPHAAMLAYQGLVEKGKIQKGQNILINGAGGGVGTFALQIAKMYDAEVTGVDTGEKLHNMKAIGYDEVIDYKKENFTKRGERYDLILDAKTSQATWAYLKALKPKGKYVTVGGTAANLILFGLSSGLLSILTSKKFLLVALQPNQGLSYINQLYAEGKIKPSIDGPYVFEEIPRLIQYFGEGKHTGKVVIKL; from the coding sequence ATGAAAGCCATTTTTTGTTCTCATTACACCTCTCCAGAAGAACTCAAAATCAAAGAGGTGCCCACTCCATTTCCAGCTAAACATGAAGTATTGGTAAAAATAAATGCCACTGCCATTAATGACTATGATTGGGGCATGGTGAGAGGAAAACCCTATTTGTATCGCTTAATATTTGGACTTACAAAACCTAGACGTCCTATTGCCGGAATGGAATTATCTGGCTTGATTGAAGATATCGGAGAAGGCGTTACAAAATTCAAAAAGGGCGATGCCGTTTATGGAGATATTTCTGAATATGGCTTCGGAAGTTTCGCTGAATACATTGCCATCAATGAAAAAGCATTGGTATTAAAACCAGAGGAAATGAGTTTTGAAGAAGCCACTGCTATTCCGCATGCCGCAATGCTTGCTTATCAGGGATTGGTAGAGAAAGGCAAAATTCAGAAAGGGCAGAATATTCTAATCAATGGTGCTGGTGGCGGAGTAGGTACATTTGCATTGCAAATAGCCAAAATGTATGATGCAGAAGTAACGGGTGTTGATACAGGCGAAAAGCTCCACAATATGAAAGCCATCGGTTATGATGAGGTCATTGACTATAAAAAAGAGAATTTCACAAAAAGGGGCGAACGCTATGATTTGATTCTGGATGCAAAGACCTCTCAGGCGACTTGGGCCTATTTGAAAGCTTTGAAGCCCAAAGGAAAATATGTAACTGTGGGTGGTACGGCCGCTAATTTAATACTATTTGGATTAAGCAGCGGTTTACTCTCTATTTTGACCAGCAAGAAGTTTCTGCTTGTAGCACTACAACCGAATCAAGGGCTAAGTTATATTAACCAATTATATGCCGAAGGTAAAATCAAACCCTCAATTGATGGTCCCTACGTATTCGAAGAAATCCCACGATTGATTCAATATTTTGGAGAAGGAAAGCATACCGGAAAAGTGGTGATTAAACTATAG